TTAAAATAAACCCCAGGTCTGGTTATGCTGAGTAGTTGCATCTAGTCAGGTGAATTTTTCCAACTTGATTTCAGCAACACAGTAAACACTTGTTTGTGAGACTGCTAGTTAGACATTGCCTTGGCAATGTTAATTATACTACCTTTGATAGCTGTCAAGCTGGCAACATATCAAGCTCCAAGCTTTTAGATAAGCAATGTAATACTTTTGGTTGGTGTCCCAACGACCTCCTTTATGCTCTGGTAAAACGTGAGACAGCAATGTTGTTAAGTTTCTTTCACCCAAGGAAGAAGTAGGATGAGAGCGCGCATGCAGAACTCAAGACCCCACGGCCGCTCGTGAGGAGCCACCGTGGTGAGGCAGTACAGTGAGGTAGCCCTCGTCTTGGCTTGGAGCCAGATGGCAAAGTGGCTTTCCAGTTAGGCTTCTGCCTCCATTAGGAATTGGCTTTCTTGTTGAGCGCCACAGCCTCAATGGGGGACTGCCTTTCCCGTTGTGTCTTGGGGGTTTCCACGCCAGTTGCGCCCGTCTGTCGGCAAAGCCGCCCACGGCGCTGTATCACGCAACTTGAGCAGACTGCCGTCAAATTGCGTGATACGCTACGTAATCCTTGCGTCTAGGGGACTGCGGTGGTCAAGTTTTCTACTGTGCTTACTCGACAATTTAAGTAAAAATTTGTAATTTCAGTGTAATTTCAACATCTCAAGCTGATTTTAGTTTTAAAATAGCATATACCGTGTTTTAGCATATTTGAGAAAATCTTCGTTGAATGCAATCAATATTAAACTAACCTTGACATCCTGGTTTTTTGAGCCTCACTACCAACAGCCAATTGCATCTGCCGCAGAGCAAGCTCCTCGCCAATTCCACATTCGTGCTGCGACAGCTGCTGATTTGACTGGTATTGCCCAAATTATTGCTGAAAGCTTTCACTCCCAAGATGGTTTCTGGGGATGGGCTTTTCCATTATTACGTTTGGGTATTTATGAAGACTTCAGGCATCGCTTGTCCTCACCTACACCGCATCACGTTTGTTTGGTTGCTGTTGACACTACTACTGCGGCTAATAAGTTAATAGGAACTGTAGAACTGGGTGTGCGTTTCGCTGATTCGTGGATACAAGTTGGCAAAAGTTTTCCCTATTTGTCTAATTTAGCTGTTCATCCTCAATATCGAAGGTATGGTGTGGCATCTCGGTTACTTATGAGCTGTCAACAAATTTCACAAGAATGGGGATTTCAAGACTTGTACCTCCACGTTTTAGAAAATAACTATCAAGCACGACAGCTTTATTTCAAGCTCGGATATAGAGTTCATACAGTGGAATCTAACTGGAATACATTTTTTATAAGACGCTCTCAACAAATTTTATTACATAAAAATTTGAAAGTTGATTCAACGAATTGAACTTTATTTCATTAACTTTGAATTTTGATTAACGATGATATGAGCGATCAGCTATCAAAAGTATCCCCAATTTAAATACCTATTCAGGTGTTTAATTATGTAGAGAATCATTAGATAAATTCTAAATTTTGTTGTGATCAAATGAAAGCAATCAAAAATTCTAGCTGCAACGAGATGGAGTTTCTGAAAGTGGTTGTTATTATAAAAATACTATAAACTGTAGTGTTAAGTAACTTTTTTACTTAAGTCTAACAAGTTAAGTTATTTTTATTTTATAACTAAAAAATAATTTTCCCAAATAGCAAACAAGGTTCTGATATTAAGTAGAAGTAAAAATACATGTAATCAAATCTTAATTCCTCATAATAACTTTGTATTTAAGATATTAAACTTTATAAAAACTTTAAAAAGGTTTAGCTTAATTTACAGACAAATTAACTTAAATCTCATAAAATGTAACTACTTGATTCCCAAGCAATACTTATTTATTTCTATCTTGGGTTAAATTGGCCAAAAAATTCTTGATAATAATAAAAATCAAAAATTTGGTTTGATTTAATAGTAAGTTCTTGCTGTAAGCACATAAAACCACCAAATCACTCAAAAGTTTGAGAAAACATGGATAGCGAAAACTACCAACGCTATCAAGCTAGTATGGTATCAACTTATTACCCTGAAACTAGTATCCTTGACCATCTTGTCATGTCAGATGGAACTGAGCAATTCTATAGCTCGGATATACTCACGCTTCTACACAGTGGAAAAGTTTTCATTGTCAATAGTCGCAAGCGGAATGGTTTAATACTTTTTAAACGCTATCATGCAGAATTTGCTGGGCCTGGAGCAGCAGTTGGCGGCGATTACGATTCTGATTGCCAGAGAGCGCTGTGTGTAGGTAATTTGTCTTTATTGACTCCCGAATCTTATGACGAGCGTCAGAAAGCCTACTT
Above is a window of Nostoc sp. UHCC 0702 DNA encoding:
- a CDS encoding GNAT family N-acetyltransferase translates to MTSWFFEPHYQQPIASAAEQAPRQFHIRAATAADLTGIAQIIAESFHSQDGFWGWAFPLLRLGIYEDFRHRLSSPTPHHVCLVAVDTTTAANKLIGTVELGVRFADSWIQVGKSFPYLSNLAVHPQYRRYGVASRLLMSCQQISQEWGFQDLYLHVLENNYQARQLYFKLGYRVHTVESNWNTFFIRRSQQILLHKNLKVDSTN